A section of the Arcobacter roscoffensis genome encodes:
- a CDS encoding 5'-methylthioadenosine/adenosylhomocysteine nucleosidase, with product MTKIAIMGAMEEEIEPLLAHFDNVNIVEFANNKYYEVSYKGVEIVIAYSKIGKVFASLTAATMIEKFECDTLLFSGVAGGINPKLKIGDLIIADKLCQHDLDITAFGHPNGFVPGGSVFVETSEKLRTIAKDVAKENELNVIEGTIATGDQFVHSSERKDFIESTFKADALEMEGASVAVVCDSLNVPFFVLRAISDSADGGADIDFDEFLKSSAINSANYMIKIVDKLID from the coding sequence ATGACTAAAATTGCAATTATGGGAGCTATGGAAGAGGAAATCGAACCTCTTTTAGCTCATTTTGATAATGTAAATATTGTTGAGTTTGCTAATAATAAATATTATGAAGTAAGCTATAAAGGTGTAGAAATTGTTATTGCTTATTCTAAAATAGGAAAAGTATTTGCAAGTTTAACAGCTGCAACAATGATTGAAAAATTTGAGTGTGATACACTTCTTTTTTCAGGTGTTGCAGGTGGAATTAATCCTAAACTTAAAATTGGTGATTTAATTATCGCTGATAAATTATGTCAACATGATTTAGATATTACTGCATTTGGTCATCCAAATGGTTTTGTTCCAGGTGGAAGTGTTTTTGTTGAAACATCTGAAAAACTAAGAACAATTGCTAAAGATGTAGCAAAAGAGAATGAACTGAATGTTATTGAAGGTACTATTGCTACAGGCGATCAATTTGTTCACTCAAGTGAGCGAAAAGATTTTATTGAATCAACTTTCAAAGCTGATGCATTAGAAATGGAGGGGGCAAGTGTTGCAGTTGTTTGTGATTCTTTAAATGTTCCATTTTTTGTATTAAGAGCTATCTCTGATAGTGCTGATGGTGGAGCTGATATTGATTTTGATGAATTTTTAAAATCATCAGCTATAAACTCTGCAAACTATATGATTAAAATTGTTGATAAGTTAATAGACTAA
- a CDS encoding FKBP-type peptidyl-prolyl cis-trans isomerase has translation MSKVIGIEYTLKDANSGEQLDTNVGQAPLEFIAGKGQIIPGLESKLVDMSENDKADVLVEAKDGYGEYNEEAIQVLPKEQFAGIELSEGMSLYGTGQNGETVQVVVKSFDENEVTIDYNHPMAGKTLMFSVVVTSMRAATEEELQTGVVGGMAAMSGGCCGGGGSQPQQSTGGCGCN, from the coding sequence ATGTCAAAAGTTATAGGTATTGAATATACTTTAAAAGACGCAAATAGCGGTGAACAACTTGACACTAATGTTGGTCAAGCACCACTAGAATTTATTGCTGGAAAAGGTCAAATTATTCCAGGTTTAGAGTCTAAATTAGTTGATATGTCAGAAAATGATAAAGCTGATGTTTTAGTTGAAGCAAAAGATGGGTACGGTGAGTACAATGAAGAAGCAATTCAAGTTTTACCAAAAGAGCAATTTGCTGGTATTGAGTTAAGTGAAGGAATGTCTTTATATGGTACTGGTCAAAATGGTGAGACTGTACAAGTTGTAGTTAAATCATTTGATGAAAATGAAGTTACAATTGACTATAACCACCCAATGGCTGGAAAAACTTTAATGTTTTCAGTTGTTGTTACTTCAATGAGAGCTGCAACTGAAGAAGAACTTCAAACAGGTGTAGTTGGTGGTATGGCTGCAATGAGCGGTGGATGTTGTGGTGGTGGCGGAAGCCAACCACAACAGTCTACTGGTGGTTGTGGTTGTAATTAA
- a CDS encoding tandem-95 repeat protein: MITISKYGQNLSFVENQNILILDNLELNKTIKIKLSEDIKYSSQLVEEDLAFEFIDKEGNSFQLILKDMATLLAQNDGTTLVDLILTKDNEEDEVIASISDLATALQASAAGAEEARSGDTYNNPGFNNASENGIENRNYDNARIGGDNNLPSNALGNQNAQDALARRNFAPKIDDIDAQIVDEDKTLIFTFNATDRDNDTLIVNASSSDGTISLNGNEIIFTPNENFNGQTTIVLNVSDGKAITTKSINVIVSDINDEPKLETVSTFEVEEDGSKTITFAANDIDGTVNTTAVANNGTVVVNGNEITYTPNANFNGSDTLTITTIDDDGAKVVKEVAVTVNSVNDAPIIESQTISVQEDQILRGTVIANDIDLPSGEKLVFSTIDIVDGFSIDQDGNYEFDASDYDYLKNGEEEIISINIDVEDELGEQSSNKFTIKLTGEIDTPTLEVVSATTLDEDSSKTITFTASDLDGTVTTTAIANNGSVVINGSEITYSPNENFNGRDTITLTTTDDDGAKVVKEVEVTVNSVNDAPVIENISTQTVAEDNTKIVTIDVSDIDGDDLTKTVSTTNGAAIINNDGNIEFTPNANFNGMAVVTLDVNDGTTTASKTFNVNVTAVNDVPIANNDSGFEISENVQSLEIDVLSNDSDVENSPLSISSFTQPLKGSVQLNSTGDKLEFIPGRDFDYLEKDKEATVVFTYTVSDGELTNDTTVTLTVKGTNDAPQITAKDPIIVLESDLNDATQGILETVVTNTDGIISLSISTSNSTIVKLFEQFDVSGIVNDTLIELLNIPASNVSFVVDKSVAGTVTINAEISGLPSNPFETAITQENLKLVILDNLGMAFNLPFENAVYSNSMEITDLDNIEDVTVSLGQFSVTLTTTSELLISVFEQISGISSIDRASIQSLLTDILSGDVESTTESKSVTLPASAVKLLETAGLLNVVTSDLILADDEITGTVNYQIISPIFNMMNETDSLDLSFDYSVADGIDTVNSIELVKILGTNDTPVAIADTVNTESSTGTYYGTLPGAYNLDMFKTVLDNIDTSNGLTEIIDQTELQNALLTSLADDVNIDVSSEKIAEIQARVLPNAFASLGLTTDDILPALTSLTDPINNKVDSLQDKINSFPATIKNIIETKFGELTAGSSKDLQLDNLINDFVSKLLNADQSGAETAAETLGLALFDIYESPINYSDITDIKKAIVDIKTNTSIIVNTIVDVIETQIDDTTHTRELETLVENLIASNINETTFTNSLFTIFESSVTPIDLSVISTSIPTIISGISIHTNVETLRTDLISNIELAISTQLNLYPVLNPSISLIDVVTQFVSELEAENTDADSNLVSGLISIYGPSISIEATNIQIAVSPLLITYTNNVQNELVSQIVNSIETQIGDTTQRAQLTSDVIQLLSDIESNPSSQDTILDSFANGLFITFNASVTPSDLVSIQTDIASIQSNPSIYYVTAMVEAIESQIGVEDTPALRSLITILVVQIEANPSDETLVLEAFVEDLFTLYNATVTLDDLLFIRTSIETEANALSASISDFPMDLANTLIVDSLDLTLDTTNWTGDVSPSEYQTILNKINNLLLNAKNNPLTFDATEESKILLIETTDLLGLDLNQIIIENLPSDITNALDNLETSLSLDPDAIIANLDINQLLVDLGIDINNIDYNEILNDTRIKITESISSLSPSDLVNNPDAISDTFKDILDTIFAQENGILTSVIDNLIDITDVELKDAIVNALSDAIITEISTEMDALISALKNNFGKESEVVTMSIETISNPVVTLEPNNGGLSVNLTKGIVTLNVATYSLGEEITVTVNGEDSNGETVSYNFDFVVVDDGGTLKLSDTPNYDKLGDEVIQTIVAELTQDVNLSVDEIKSITLENIFAQLGLDRGLLFDETRDEIADKMVQDLYYRISMDEDLQDIATLTFKEVSDSIVTTVYDENGLDITDTLTLSNTIVNIQEDGSYSVTNEDFEVISPSYDIEVEFAYKVVDKQGVESEPKKVTVEIDLTDTYTPSETDNEIDMSTLLSNTTGLDELDLDSGEHILSNFTLEDFVALTDEDNSLRILGDEADSIKLETSQNWEPKLNTDGSTYKDADGFQVYTTTNTQDEVLKLLIEDSVTVEI, translated from the coding sequence ATGATTACTATTTCAAAGTACGGGCAAAATTTATCTTTTGTTGAGAACCAAAATATTTTAATTCTTGATAATCTTGAGTTAAATAAAACTATTAAGATTAAATTATCAGAAGATATCAAGTATAGTTCTCAGTTAGTTGAAGAAGATTTGGCATTTGAGTTTATTGATAAAGAAGGAAATTCTTTTCAGTTAATATTAAAAGATATGGCTACATTATTAGCACAAAATGATGGAACTACTCTAGTAGATTTAATATTAACTAAAGATAATGAAGAAGATGAAGTTATTGCTAGTATTAGTGATTTAGCAACTGCACTTCAAGCTTCTGCTGCGGGAGCAGAAGAAGCTCGTTCTGGTGATACATATAATAATCCAGGTTTTAATAATGCTTCTGAAAATGGTATAGAAAATAGAAATTATGACAATGCTAGAATTGGGGGAGATAATAACCTACCTTCAAATGCCCTTGGTAATCAAAATGCACAAGATGCTTTAGCTAGACGAAACTTTGCTCCTAAAATTGATGATATAGATGCTCAGATAGTAGATGAAGATAAAACATTGATATTTACATTTAATGCAACAGATAGAGACAATGATACATTAATCGTAAATGCAAGTTCTTCTGATGGAACTATTTCACTAAATGGAAATGAAATTATATTTACTCCTAATGAAAATTTTAATGGTCAAACAACAATTGTATTAAATGTAAGTGATGGAAAGGCAATAACTACTAAAAGTATTAATGTAATTGTAAGTGATATAAATGATGAACCTAAATTGGAAACAGTTTCTACATTTGAAGTAGAAGAAGATGGAAGTAAGACAATCACATTTGCAGCAAATGATATAGATGGAACAGTAAATACAACAGCAGTAGCAAATAATGGAACAGTTGTAGTAAATGGAAATGAGATAACATATACACCAAATGCAAACTTCAATGGAAGTGATACACTAACAATAACAACAATTGATGATGATGGAGCTAAAGTAGTAAAAGAAGTAGCAGTTACAGTAAATAGTGTAAATGATGCACCAATAATTGAATCACAGACAATTAGTGTTCAAGAAGATCAGATTTTAAGAGGAACAGTTATTGCAAATGATATTGATTTACCTTCAGGTGAAAAACTTGTATTTAGTACTATTGATATAGTAGATGGTTTTTCAATAGACCAAGATGGTAATTATGAATTTGATGCATCAGATTATGATTATTTGAAAAATGGTGAAGAAGAAATAATTAGTATTAATATAGATGTTGAAGATGAACTAGGTGAACAAAGCTCAAACAAATTTACTATAAAATTAACAGGTGAAATTGATACACCAACATTAGAAGTTGTAAGTGCTACAACACTAGATGAAGATAGTAGTAAGACAATCACATTTACAGCAAGTGATTTAGATGGAACAGTAACAACGACAGCAATTGCAAATAATGGAAGCGTAGTAATAAATGGAAGTGAAATAACATACTCACCAAATGAGAACTTTAATGGAAGAGATACAATAACTTTAACAACAACAGATGATGATGGAGCAAAAGTAGTAAAAGAAGTAGAAGTTACAGTAAATAGTGTAAATGATGCACCAGTAATTGAAAATATATCAACTCAGACAGTAGCCGAAGATAATACAAAAATAGTTACAATTGATGTAAGTGATATTGATGGTGATGATTTAACAAAAACAGTTAGTACAACAAATGGAGCAGCTATTATAAATAATGATGGTAATATTGAATTTACTCCAAATGCTAACTTTAATGGTATGGCTGTTGTAACTTTAGATGTAAATGATGGAACAACAACTGCAAGTAAAACATTTAATGTAAATGTAACAGCTGTAAATGATGTACCTATTGCAAATAATGACAGTGGGTTTGAAATAAGCGAAAATGTACAAAGTTTAGAAATTGATGTTTTATCAAATGATAGTGATGTGGAAAACTCTCCTTTATCAATAAGTAGTTTTACTCAGCCTTTAAAAGGAAGTGTTCAATTAAATAGTACAGGTGATAAATTAGAGTTTATTCCTGGACGTGATTTTGACTACTTAGAAAAAGATAAAGAGGCAACAGTAGTATTTACATATACAGTAAGTGATGGAGAATTAACAAATGATACAACAGTAACATTAACAGTAAAAGGTACAAATGACGCTCCTCAAATCACTGCAAAAGATCCAATTATAGTTTTAGAATCTGATTTAAACGATGCAACTCAAGGTATATTAGAAACAGTAGTTACTAATACGGATGGTATAATTTCTTTGTCTATATCAACTTCAAACTCTACAATAGTAAAGTTATTTGAACAATTTGATGTTTCAGGAATAGTAAATGATACTTTAATTGAATTATTAAATATTCCAGCTTCAAATGTTTCATTTGTTGTAGATAAATCAGTTGCTGGAACAGTTACAATCAATGCTGAAATTTCAGGCTTACCGTCAAATCCTTTTGAAACAGCAATCACACAAGAAAACCTTAAGTTAGTGATTTTAGATAACTTAGGAATGGCATTTAATTTACCTTTTGAAAATGCTGTTTATTCAAATAGTATGGAGATAACAGATTTAGATAATATTGAGGATGTAACAGTATCTTTAGGTCAGTTTTCAGTAACGCTTACAACAACAAGTGAATTATTAATCTCTGTATTTGAGCAAATAAGTGGAATTTCATCTATAGATAGAGCATCTATTCAATCATTATTAACAGATATTTTATCAGGAGATGTCGAGTCAACAACTGAATCTAAATCAGTTACATTACCAGCATCTGCAGTAAAATTATTAGAAACTGCTGGATTACTAAATGTAGTTACAAGTGATCTAATCTTAGCTGATGACGAAATAACTGGCACTGTTAATTATCAAATAATTTCTCCTATCTTCAATATGATGAATGAGACAGATTCCCTTGATCTATCATTTGATTATAGCGTCGCGGATGGTATTGATACTGTAAACTCTATAGAATTAGTAAAGATATTAGGGACAAATGATACTCCTGTTGCTATTGCTGATACTGTAAATACTGAAAGTAGTACTGGTACATATTATGGGACACTTCCAGGTGCATACAATCTTGATATGTTTAAAACAGTACTTGATAATATAGATACATCAAATGGATTAACAGAAATTATAGACCAAACAGAACTTCAAAATGCACTATTAACTAGTCTTGCTGATGATGTAAATATAGATGTAAGTTCTGAAAAAATAGCTGAAATTCAAGCAAGAGTTTTGCCAAATGCTTTTGCTTCACTTGGTTTAACAACTGATGATATTCTACCTGCACTTACTAGTTTAACAGATCCAATAAATAATAAGGTTGATTCTTTACAAGATAAGATAAATAGTTTTCCAGCAACTATAAAAAATATAATAGAAACTAAATTTGGTGAATTAACAGCTGGAAGTTCTAAAGATTTACAACTAGATAATTTGATTAATGACTTTGTTTCAAAACTTCTAAATGCAGACCAATCAGGTGCAGAAACTGCAGCTGAGACTTTAGGTTTGGCATTATTTGATATTTATGAATCACCAATAAATTATTCTGATATAACAGATATCAAAAAAGCGATAGTTGATATCAAAACAAATACAAGTATTATAGTTAATACAATAGTTGATGTAATTGAGACACAAATTGACGATACAACTCATACAAGAGAGTTAGAAACTTTAGTTGAAAATTTAATTGCTTCAAATATAAATGAAACAACTTTTACTAACTCATTATTTACTATTTTTGAGTCTTCTGTAACACCTATAGATTTATCAGTTATATCTACATCTATTCCAACTATTATCTCTGGAATTTCTATTCATACCAATGTAGAGACTTTAAGAACAGATTTAATTTCTAATATTGAATTAGCAATAAGTACTCAATTAAACCTTTATCCAGTATTGAATCCTTCAATATCTTTAATAGATGTTGTCACTCAATTTGTATCTGAACTAGAAGCCGAAAATACAGATGCAGACTCTAATTTAGTTAGTGGTCTTATCTCTATATACGGTCCTAGTATTTCTATCGAAGCAACAAATATTCAAATTGCTGTTTCTCCTTTACTCATAACATATACAAATAATGTTCAAAATGAGTTAGTGTCTCAAATAGTAAATTCTATTGAAACACAAATTGGAGATACAACACAAAGAGCGCAATTAACTTCTGATGTGATTCAACTATTAAGTGATATAGAATCTAATCCTTCTTCTCAAGATACTATTTTAGATAGTTTTGCAAATGGTTTATTTATAACATTTAATGCATCAGTAACTCCTAGTGATTTAGTTTCTATTCAGACTGATATAGCTTCTATTCAATCAAATCCATCTATTTATTATGTTACTGCAATGGTTGAAGCTATTGAATCTCAAATTGGAGTAGAAGATACACCAGCTTTAAGAAGTCTAATTACAATATTAGTTGTTCAAATTGAAGCTAATCCATCTGATGAAACACTAGTTTTAGAAGCATTTGTAGAAGATTTATTTACTCTTTACAATGCAACTGTGACTTTAGATGATTTACTATTTATTCGTACTTCAATAGAAACTGAGGCAAATGCTCTTTCAGCTTCTATATCAGATTTCCCTATGGACTTAGCAAATACATTAATCGTTGATTCTTTAGATTTAACATTAGATACTACTAATTGGACAGGTGATGTCTCACCGTCTGAGTATCAAACAATTTTAAATAAAATTAACAATTTGCTATTAAATGCTAAAAATAATCCTTTAACATTTGATGCAACTGAAGAATCTAAAATTTTATTGATTGAGACGACTGATTTATTGGGCTTAGACTTAAATCAAATTATTATAGAAAATTTACCAAGTGATATTACAAATGCTTTAGATAATTTAGAAACATCATTATCATTAGACCCAGATGCAATTATTGCAAATTTAGATATAAATCAATTATTAGTTGATTTAGGTATAGATATTAATAATATTGATTATAATGAAATTTTAAATGATACAAGAATAAAAATTACAGAATCTATTAGCTCATTAAGTCCAAGTGACTTAGTAAATAATCCAGATGCTATATCTGATACTTTCAAAGATATTTTAGATACTATTTTTGCACAGGAAAATGGAATATTAACTTCTGTAATTGATAACTTAATTGATATTACAGATGTAGAGTTAAAAGATGCAATTGTTAATGCTCTTAGTGATGCAATCATAACTGAAATTTCTACAGAAATGGATGCTTTAATTTCTGCACTTAAAAACAATTTTGGAAAAGAATCAGAAGTTGTAACTATGAGTATAGAGACTATTTCTAATCCAGTTGTTACACTTGAGCCAAATAATGGTGGATTAAGTGTAAATTTAACTAAAGGTATAGTTACTTTAAATGTTGCAACATACTCTTTAGGTGAAGAAATCACTGTAACTGTAAATGGTGAAGATTCTAATGGGGAAACTGTATCATATAACTTTGATTTTGTAGTAGTTGATGATGGTGGAACTTTAAAGCTTAGTGATACTCCAAACTACGATAAGCTAGGTGATGAAGTTATACAAACTATTGTTGCTGAGTTAACTCAAGATGTAAATCTAAGTGTAGATGAAATCAAATCTATTACACTTGAAAATATTTTTGCTCAATTAGGATTAGATAGAGGCTTATTGTTTGATGAGACAAGAGATGAAATTGCCGATAAAATGGTTCAAGATTTATACTATAGAATAAGTATGGATGAAGACTTACAAGATATTGCTACTTTAACTTTTAAAGAAGTATCTGATTCTATAGTTACAACTGTATATGATGAAAATGGGCTTGATATTACTGATACCTTAACTCTTAGTAATACCATAGTTAATATTCAAGAGGATGGTTCTTATAGTGTAACAAATGAAGATTTTGAAGTGATAAGTCCTTCATATGATATTGAAGTAGAATTTGCTTATAAAGTTGTAGATAAACAAGGAGTTGAGAGTGAGCCAAAAAAAGTAACAGTTGAAATTGATTTAACAGATACATATACTCCAAGTGAAACTGACAATGAAATTGATATGAGTACACTACTTAGTAATACTACTGGTTTAGATGAATTAGATTTAGATAGTGGAGAACATATACTAAGTAATTTTACACTTGAAGATTTTGTAGCATTGACAGACGAGGATAATTCTTTAAGAATTCTGGGGGATGAAGCTGATAGTATTAAACTTGAAACTTCACAAAACTGGGAGCCAAAACTAAATACAGATGGCTCAACATACAAAGATGCAGATGGCTTCCAAGTATATACAACAACAAATACACAAGATGAGGTACTAAAACTTCTTATTGAAGATAGCGTAACCGTAGAAATATAA
- the fabD gene encoding ACP S-malonyltransferase: protein MKKVAFIFPGQGSQSVGMGKDFFENSEIAKEMISKASERLGIDFEELLFDENDNLGKTEYTQPAILLVSSIANAIFKEKYEIQPEFVLGHSLGEFSALVSAGAIDYLDAVELVHRRGLFMTEACSGGNAGMMALVGLDDTTVENICKEQRDAGKQVWPANYNMDGQLVLAGIKSDLESLVDTFKEAGAKRAIVLDMSVASHCELLESAVENLKPYLDEYLKDEFAQVISNVTTEAYTTKGDAIELLASQLTKPVKYKQSISAHKNVDAFIEFGNGIVLKGLNRKIVKGVPTLNVSDMKSLEKTIEALND from the coding sequence ATGAAAAAAGTTGCTTTTATTTTTCCAGGACAAGGAAGTCAAAGTGTTGGAATGGGAAAAGATTTCTTTGAGAATAGCGAAATTGCAAAAGAGATGATTTCAAAAGCTAGTGAAAGATTAGGAATTGATTTTGAAGAGCTTTTATTTGATGAGAATGACAACTTAGGTAAAACTGAATATACTCAACCTGCTATTCTTTTAGTAAGTTCTATAGCAAATGCAATTTTTAAAGAAAAATATGAGATTCAGCCAGAGTTTGTTTTAGGACACTCATTAGGTGAGTTTTCAGCATTAGTTAGTGCCGGAGCAATTGACTATTTAGATGCTGTTGAGTTGGTACATAGAAGAGGTTTATTTATGACTGAAGCTTGTTCAGGTGGAAATGCAGGAATGATGGCTTTAGTTGGTCTTGATGACACTACAGTAGAGAATATTTGTAAAGAACAAAGAGATGCAGGTAAGCAAGTTTGGCCAGCAAATTATAATATGGATGGTCAATTAGTTTTAGCTGGTATCAAGTCTGATTTAGAGAGTTTAGTTGATACTTTTAAAGAAGCAGGAGCTAAAAGAGCAATTGTTTTAGATATGTCTGTTGCTAGCCATTGTGAATTACTTGAAAGTGCTGTTGAAAACTTAAAACCATACTTAGATGAGTATTTAAAGGATGAATTTGCACAAGTAATTTCAAATGTAACTACAGAAGCATATACAACAAAAGGTGATGCAATAGAACTTTTAGCTTCACAACTTACAAAACCTGTTAAATATAAGCAATCAATTAGTGCTCATAAAAATGTAGATGCATTTATTGAGTTTGGAAATGGTATTGTATTAAAAGGTTTAAATAGAAAAATTGTAAAAGGTGTACCTACATTAAATGTAAGTGATATGAAGTCTTTAGAAAAGACAATTGAGGCATTAAATGACTAA
- a CDS encoding response regulator transcription factor, producing MSISLKKILKNKYVLYISNKDTSYTKIIKILDIFFKKTLWTDNQKEANNLYEKVNPRVIVTDILLEKHDGFDFIKEIRKRDEKIPIIVISSKKDTTTLIKAIKLNLTDYILKPVDINSLIYALNNSAKKLLNGESHTISISRNKHYNYIDNSLYINKKIVKLTKNETILLELLLENKSSIVRIEKIKSHIWKDKEVSESAFKSLISRLSNKIGKESITNSFGIGYGIIDN from the coding sequence ATGAGTATATCATTAAAAAAAATACTAAAAAATAAATATGTTCTTTATATCTCTAATAAAGATACTTCTTATACAAAAATAATAAAAATATTGGATATATTTTTTAAAAAAACACTTTGGACAGATAATCAAAAAGAAGCAAATAACTTATATGAAAAAGTGAATCCAAGAGTTATAGTTACAGATATCTTACTAGAAAAGCATGATGGTTTTGATTTTATAAAAGAGATTAGAAAAAGAGATGAAAAAATACCAATTATAGTAATAAGCTCAAAAAAAGATACTACAACCCTCATAAAAGCAATTAAATTGAATTTAACAGATTATATACTAAAACCTGTTGATATAAATAGCCTAATTTATGCGCTAAATAATAGTGCTAAAAAACTTCTTAATGGAGAAAGTCATACAATTAGTATCAGTAGAAATAAACACTATAACTATATAGATAATAGTTTATATATAAATAAAAAAATTGTAAAACTAACAAAAAACGAAACTATACTTCTAGAATTACTACTTGAAAATAAAAGTAGTATAGTAAGAATAGAAAAAATAAAAAGTCACATTTGGAAAGATAAAGAAGTTAGTGAATCTGCCTTTAAATCATTAATTAGCAGACTTTCAAATAAAATAGGTAAAGAATCCATAACCAATAGCTTTGGTATTGGTTATGGAATTATTGATAATTAG
- a CDS encoding tetratricopeptide repeat protein — protein sequence MNKYLASFLITASIGISFAEEVSVFGAGDLNSKNPYGLNSAEKHILNNQKKLTTLNSKINDVNLLIDTLKKRLEGLESIYEGDSSKLNSTVLRMNELMKQVEMSSQLASKNSTETAEIKSVSEELLNMKEETDKEMRASIATLKKAVTKISSLVNKINREYVSASELRKNMDQFITRAEFESLKKSLGVETTSSVVSKVSKNNDTKKEEPKKLVANDKAKIMKDAKSLFKKKYFKYAIPKFEQLISLNYKPAESNYYLGEMWYVRKKYDLAISHFKKSAILNDKAAYMPSLLLHSAISFEHTGDKENAKSFYSTLIDLYPSSDETKIAKKNFKKL from the coding sequence ATGAATAAATATCTTGCATCATTTTTAATCACAGCTTCAATAGGAATCTCTTTTGCTGAAGAGGTTTCTGTATTTGGAGCAGGTGATTTAAATTCAAAAAATCCTTATGGATTAAATTCAGCTGAAAAACATATCTTAAATAATCAAAAGAAATTAACAACGCTTAATTCTAAAATTAATGATGTTAACTTACTTATTGATACTTTAAAGAAAAGATTAGAAGGCTTAGAATCAATATATGAAGGTGATTCTTCAAAACTTAATTCAACAGTATTAAGAATGAATGAATTAATGAAACAAGTTGAAATGTCTTCTCAATTAGCTTCAAAGAATAGTACTGAAACAGCTGAAATAAAATCTGTATCTGAAGAACTTTTGAATATGAAAGAAGAAACAGATAAAGAGATGAGAGCAAGTATTGCAACTTTAAAAAAAGCAGTTACAAAAATCTCTAGTTTAGTAAATAAAATAAACAGAGAATATGTATCAGCTAGTGAACTTAGAAAAAATATGGACCAGTTCATTACAAGAGCTGAGTTTGAAAGTTTAAAAAAATCTCTTGGTGTTGAAACTACATCAAGTGTTGTATCAAAAGTATCAAAAAACAATGATACAAAAAAAGAAGAACCTAAAAAGTTAGTAGCTAATGATAAAGCTAAAATAATGAAAGATGCCAAGAGTTTATTCAAGAAAAAATATTTTAAATATGCTATTCCAAAGTTTGAACAGCTAATATCTTTAAATTATAAGCCTGCTGAGAGTAATTATTATTTAGGTGAAATGTGGTATGTAAGAAAGAAATATGATCTTGCAATAAGTCATTTTAAAAAATCTGCTATATTAAATGATAAAGCAGCTTATATGCCATCTTTATTATTGCACAGTGCTATCTCATTTGAACATACAGGTGATAAAGAAAATGCAAAGAGTTTTTATAGTACTTTAATAGATCTTTATCCAAGTTCAGATGAAACAAAGATAGCCAAGAAAAATTTTAAAAAATTATAA